The following proteins come from a genomic window of Methanosarcina sp. MTP4:
- a CDS encoding metal ABC transporter ATP-binding protein has translation MEKVIELKDVWVRYGNQVILEAVNLELEKPEGLLGIIGPNGGGKTTLLKVLLGLLKPYKGSVKLFGKASEKSRDLVGYVPQYKRFDFDFPISVWEVVLTGRMSHTGFLKKYSDEDKKAAEDALETVEMYQYRDRQIGQLSGGQRQRVFIARALATNPKLLLLDEPNSGLDPHMQDELYRLLDRLKNDMAIIMVTHDLSAVSVYVDKIACLNRKLHYHNSKEIPVEDLEATYQCPVELIAHGVPHRVLERHNGGS, from the coding sequence ATGGAGAAAGTGATTGAGCTTAAGGATGTCTGGGTTCGTTACGGAAACCAGGTGATTCTGGAGGCCGTGAACCTGGAACTTGAAAAGCCGGAGGGCCTGCTAGGGATTATCGGTCCTAACGGCGGGGGAAAAACAACCCTTTTAAAAGTGCTCCTCGGGCTTTTGAAGCCGTATAAGGGAAGCGTAAAACTCTTCGGTAAGGCGTCGGAAAAAAGCAGGGACCTGGTTGGCTATGTTCCTCAGTACAAGCGTTTTGACTTTGACTTCCCGATCAGTGTCTGGGAAGTCGTTTTGACCGGCAGGATGAGCCACACAGGTTTCCTGAAAAAATACAGTGATGAAGATAAGAAGGCTGCTGAGGATGCCCTGGAGACCGTGGAGATGTACCAGTATAGGGACCGTCAAATCGGGCAGCTCTCGGGAGGGCAGAGGCAGAGGGTCTTTATTGCCCGGGCTCTTGCCACAAACCCCAAACTCCTGCTTCTGGACGAGCCCAACTCCGGCCTTGACCCTCACATGCAGGACGAACTCTACCGCCTGCTGGACCGGCTCAAAAATGACATGGCAATCATCATGGTTACGCACGACCTGAGTGCAGTGTCCGTCTACGTGGACAAGATAGCTTGCCTGAACCGCAAACTGCACTACCACAACTCCAAGGAAATCCCTGTAGAGGACCTTGAGGCCACCTACCAGTGCCCTGTTGAACTTATTGCCCATGGAGTGCCTCACAGGGTGCTTGAAAGACACAACGGGGGGTCCTGA